A single genomic interval of Dromiciops gliroides isolate mDroGli1 chromosome 1, mDroGli1.pri, whole genome shotgun sequence harbors:
- the FANCG gene encoding Fanconi anemia group G protein has translation MSSGSTAPPAHPGCLALWREENDRLVRQWRVVAQDSAQSSKQRAAHHVLEGLRGLLHRLQGLPPALSALPLELTVLANTLILGVGLAQGFTKDHALDIQQGLERVLNAQGVPLPQSGDLWKAIFQSPFMPFEMLPPLHHLVALQGALWLTDNHPGDLAKLLHAVMSSQCKESEAPLPGLTENLLSLLSVWDPPVEELDAPMTLQDARSLRDVLLTAAAFHQGLHELHVGNLSLALSSLQKAAFSLCPRPVLAQVHTALGACLRKMGYPQRALLHLLEALKAGPGQGPPLLEAARLYRQIGHTTAELDSLKLLVEALSIPHSSRLPLFPIGVELLITPPSPASSLYCGTQSQAKHLLASRCLQTGRNEEAAEQYLDLLALMLDGSISQGMQCSSFLSGGSQTPRVPEVFLETATALIIVGRFQDSLTVCEELLSQISLLVPQKLWLGRGGPSLRPAPSPVPPLSENPSEHLFCLLWASAAHLLQGQACAGLGARREALEEFSRCLELLFRVKPMDGVVDRGAGGDKDQGLSGEICPPAKVLQRLKAVAFISRGLEWTAVGRDAQALQDFLLAVQLCPGDRNASLHLLHILWRLERKEEAFAIYQRLEAEANQQQDDAEGFLPQYLESCLNRIRVTDQESLLQELQKSLQRPMCP, from the exons ATGTCTTCAGGCTCCACCGCACCCCCGGCTCACCCCGGCTGTCTGGCCCTGTGGAGGGAGGAAAATGATCGATTGGTCCGGCAGTGGAGG GTGGTGGCTCAGGACTCCGCACAATCCTCGAAGCAGCGGGCTGCTCATCATGTCCTTGAGGGACTCAGGGGGCTTCTCCACAGGCTACAGG GGCTCCCTCCAGCTCTTTCTGCCCTTCCTCTGGAGCTGACTGTCCTGGCTAATACCCTGATCTTGGGGGTTGGCCTGGCTCAGGGATTCACGAAGGATCATGCTCTGGACATCCAGCAGGGCCTGGAAAGGG TGCTGAATGCCCAGGGGGTGCCACTGCCCCAGTCAGGGGACCTATGGAAGGCCATCTTTCAAAGCCCCTTCATGCCTTTTGAGATGCTACCTCCCCTACACCACTTGGTGGCCCTTCAGGGGGCCTTATGGCTGACAGATAACCATCCTGGAGACCTAGCCAAACTCTTGCATGCTGTAATGAGTAGCCAG TGCAAAGAGAGTGAGGCTCCTCTCCCTGGACTTACTGAGAACCTGCTGTCACTGCTAAGTGTGTGGGACCCCCCTGTTGAAGAGCTGGATGCTCCAATGACCCTTCAGGATGCCAGGAGTCTGAGGGATGTTCTTCTTACAGCAGCTGCATTCCACCAAG GTCTTCATGAGCTTCATGTGGGGAACTTGTCATTAGCCTTGAGCAGCCTGCAGAAAGCAGCATTCAGCCTGTGCCCCCGTCCTGTGCTGGCCCAAGTCCACACAGCTTTGGGAGCCTGCCTTCGGAAAATG GGCTATCCACAGAGGGCACTGCTGCATCTACTTGAGGCTCTAAAGGCAGGCCCAGGCCAAGGACCCCCTCTTCTGGAGGCTGCCCGACTCTATCGACAGATTGGCCATACCACAGCTGAGCTGGACAGCTTAAAGCTACTGGTAGAG GCTCTGAGTATCCCTCACAGTTCCAGGCTACCCTTGTTCCCTATTGGGGTAGAACTTCTTATCACTCCACCCAGTCCTGCCTCCTCCCTTTACTGTGGGACCCAAAGCCAGGCCAAGCACCTGCTGGCAAGCAGGTGTCTCCAGACAGGCAG GAATGAGGAGGCTGCGGAGCAATACCTGGATCTGCTGGCCTTGATGCTGGATGGATCGATATCCCAG GGCATGCAGTGTTCTTCGTTCCTGTCTGGTGGTTCTCAAACTCCTCGTGTACCCGAGGTCTTCTTGGAGACAGCAACAGCACTGATTATTGTGGGCAGATTCCAAGATTCACTGACTGTGTGTGAAGAGCTGCTCAGCCAGATATCACTTCTGGTCCCCCAGAAACTCTGGTTGGGTCGAGGGGGACCTAGCCTCAGGCCTGCTCCATCCCCAGTCCCACCTCTCTCTGAGAACCCCTCAGAGCATCTGTTCTGCCTGTTGTGGGCCTCCGCTGCCCACCTGCTTCAGGGTCAGGCCTGTGCTGGGCTGGGAGCCCGGAGGGAAGCCCTGGAGGAGTTTAGCAG GTGCCTCGAGTTACTCTTCCGAGTGAAGCCTATGGATGGAGTTGTAGATCGAGGTGCAGGTGGAGATAAAGACCAGGGTTTGAGTGGAG AGATCTGCCCACCTGCGAAGGTTCTCCAGAGGCTGAAAGCAGTGGCCTTCATTAGCCGGGGGCTGGAATGGACAGCAGTAGGCCGGGATGCCCAGGCTCTACAGGATTTCCTTCTTGCTGTGCAGCTTTGCCCAG GTGACCGAAATGCTTCCTTACATCTGCTGCACATCCTGTGGAGGCTAGAGCGGAAAGAAGAGGCCTTTGCAATCTATCAGAGGCTAGAGGCTGAGGCTAACCAGCAACAGGATGATGCTGAGGG ttTTCTCCCTCAGTACTTGGAGTCCTGTTTGAACCGGATTCGCGTCACTGATCAGGAGTCCCTCTTGCAAGAACTTCAGAAATCACTGCAGAGGCCCATGTGCCCTTAG